In Chryseobacterium scophthalmum, the genomic stretch AACAAATAAATATGAGTAATTTACTATAAGAATTTGTTTTCTCTAGGTTTTCTTTTGTTTCCAGAAGCATCTTGGTATCATACTCCTTATAAACTCGGCTTGAAAGGTGTTTAAAATCTGAAGCTATTACACTATCCACTTTAAGAAGCTGATTCGTGTAGTACAATTCTTCTTTATGATTACTACCTTTTCGATAATATTCAATCAATTCTTCATAATTGCTTCTTAATTCAGGAAGAATAAATTTATTTTCATTGAAAATGGAATCTACTTTTCTGTAATTTTCTACCTCAAGCTGTAAATCTCCTAAAAGCTCATAACTTTTACCTTTATAAAAATAAATATAAGAAGCCCAAGTAAAATCATTAACTTTTATAAGCTCAGGAAGTGCTTTATCAAAATAATAAATTGCTTTTTTATAATTCTTCTTTTTAAATTCTGAAACACCTAAGCTTTTTGTGAAGTAGCTGGTTTCCAAATAAAAATCTTTGGTTTTGGGAGTTTTTTCTGCTGCTTTTTTTAATAAATTTTCTGCTTCTGCATCTTTATTAAGCATTTGATAACAAATAATTGCCTGATGCAGAGAGTTTAAATAACCTTTGGTATTATTAAAAACAAGATTCTTTTTAATATTTCCATCAATTTTAGTTTCAAAAAAACTGATACATTGTTGAAATATCGCCAAAGCTTCATCATAATAGCCCAAATAGCTTTTTACAACACCGATATAGTAAATATTTCTATATTTTAAATACTCATCCTTCGAGTCTTTTAAATATTCATAAGCTTTTAAATATTCTTCTAAAGCAAATTGAAATTTTCTTTGGTTAAAATAATAAATTGATCCTTTCGTTAAAAAAGCATTTCCTATCAAGTCATTATTTTCTGATTTTTTAGCAGCAACCAAAGCACTATCTGCATACATTATTCTTTGATCTTCAGAATATAAAATTGCATCTTTATAAGCCTGAAAAAGCTCGGGATAATTTTTCTCTGACTTTGCTTTTTTGATATATTGATTTACATATACAAGCGCCTTAGGATCATTCTCTTCGTAAGCCCAGTACTTTTCTCTAAGC encodes the following:
- a CDS encoding helix-turn-helix domain-containing protein, which gives rise to MYSQDYYSKLREKYWAYEENDPKALVYVNQYIKKAKSEKNYPELFQAYKDAILYSEDQRIMYADSALVAAKKSENNDLIGNAFLTKGSIYYFNQRKFQFALEEYLKAYEYLKDSKDEYLKYRNIYYIGVVKSYLGYYDEALAIFQQCISFFETKIDGNIKKNLVFNNTKGYLNSLHQAIICYQMLNKDAEAENLLKKAAEKTPKTKDFYLETSYFTKSLGVSEFKKKNYKKAIYYFDKALPELIKVNDFTWASYIYFYKGKSYELLGDLQLEVENYRKVDSIFNENKFILPELRSNYEELIEYYRKGSNHKEELYYTNQLLKVDSVIASDFKHLSSRVYKEYDTKMLLETKENLEKTNSYSKLLIFICLAIITALGIVMYYRIRKQKNIQKNYDDLLIKLEENNQSEVAVATVKPEVIDTGDKNIKFDNSIVEKLLNDIKTFETKQGYLEQGLTLKKLAEQFKTNTSYLSQVINEYKGSNFNTYINVLRINFATQKIYHDKEWRKYSIEHIASAAGFSNRQSFSNIFLEQNGIRPADFIKKRIKELEDQNQS